The Alternaria dauci strain A2016 chromosome 1, whole genome shotgun sequence genome window below encodes:
- a CDS encoding mitochondrial 37S ribosomal protein bS1m, translated as MSLSRQSLSPTANLLRNSRLFSLPNPLPRPPVSQTYGAGISKSSDTATLPYPTHQAIATTKSSLARGDWGLKRPIPSRSHIVQTSDPVLRVTQLDTIEHVTDFDSAADHVRTRQKWEEMGMPMMKGSSKITNEPPLGAFEVRDDTTSYDTEMGLDEAGLYLKALKKSMPKKRVKSQREALSTAWNEKWQSKLASFRARGWGEGLVDYKAFQRKAARKGSETEPWLEEFVAFQKEQNEAKKALKQQLAQTAELLPFTPFTPPPVDPVVHNTRRWKHDGPWLPGMSADEFVSYLSKQITGRKKEFNDYLVEYVKNEIYTARRLAASKTGEVPPIDAQEAEAWNEQRESAWRQITIPQIEAGIKALRIEAANDPLSSKLFSKLIVPFLRIPAIKFKNTTFKEDAAKRDVEMFHFEQESAPLSTHPSAGLGYLRHYSYLANHPILGPQAKPTPITARLLQARRTGTSNELYARFGVGGFVANDQYKMTDYSPTNRNMRLANAKDVETIDVDTPGGKKIMVLPKYAQVTNDGRIHIKLDRAVGPEVKIARGELDDKPPVRENIDNGDLESMVSGVGKSGIKELDEMSEKGQQLSEFLQRESPQGRAQPAKGFPGMAEALR; from the coding sequence ATGTCTCTAAGTCGGCAGTCCCTTTCGCCTACTGCAAACCTCCTCCGGAATTCCCGCCTGTTCTCGCTGCCAAACCCGCTCCCACGACCGCCCGTGAGCCAAACCTACGGCGCGGGCATCTCCAAGTCCTCCGACACCGCCACGCTTCCATACCCGACCCACCAGGCCATTGCGACAACAAAGTCATCGTTGGCACGTGGTGACTGGGGTCTCAAGCGACCAATCCCATCGAGGAGTCACATAGTTCAGACGAGCGATCCAGTGCTGAGGGTCACTCAACTTGATACCATTGAACATGTTACCGACTTCGACTCTGCGGCAGACCATGTGCGGACTAGGCAAAAATGGGAGGAGATGGGTATGCCGATGATGAAGGGCTCGTCCAAGATAACGAACGAGCCACCGCTGGGAGCCTTTGAGGTCCGGGACGATACCACAAGTTACGATACCGAGATGGGACTAGATGAGGCTGGACTGTATTTGAAGGCACTCAAGAAGAGTATGCCAAAAAAGCGAGTCAAGTCCCAGCGGGAGGCTCTCAGCACTGCCTGGAATGAGAAATGGCAATCAAAACTCGCGAGCTTCAGGGCCCGTGGATGGGGTGAGGGCCTTGTCGATTACAAGGCCTTTCAAAGAAAAGCGGCGAGGAAAGGATCAGAGACCGAGCCCTGGTTGGAAGAGTTCGTGGCCTTTCAGAAAGAGCAAAATGAAGCAAAGAAAGCCTTGAAACAGCAACTGGCTCAGACCGCAGAATTGTTGCCATTCACACCTTTTACCCCACCGCCTGTGGATCCAGTCGTCCACAACACTAGGCGGTGGAAGCACGATGGCCCTTGGCTTCCTGGCATGAGCGCCGACGAATTTGTTTCTTACCTCAGCAAACAGATCACAGGCCGTAAGAAGGAGTTCAATGATTACCTGGTCGAGTATGTCAAGAATGAGATCTACACCGCCCGCCGACTTGCAGCTTCAAAAACTGGTGAGGTCCCGCCAATTGACGCCCAAGAAGCCGAGGCATGGAACGAGCAGCGAGAGAGCGCCTGGCGCCAGATCACGATACCTCAGATCGAAGCTGGCATCAAGGCGCTGCGAATAGAGGCTGCAAACGATCCATTGTCCAGCAAGCTCTTCAGCAAATTGATCGTTCCCTTCTTGAGGATACCGGCCATCAAGTTCAAGAACACGACCTTCAAGGAGGACGCCGCCAAGCGCGACGTCGAAATGTTCCACTTCGAGCAAGAATCCGCACCCCTCTCCACCCACCCTTCAGCTGGACTCGGCTACCTCCGCCACTATTCCTACCTCGCCAACCACCCCATTCTCGGTCCCCAGGCCAAGCCCACTCCCATCACAGCCCGTCTCTTGCAAGCCAGACGCACAGGCACTTCGAATGAGCTCTACGCACGCTTCGGAGTAGGCGGCTTCGTAGCAAACGATCAATACAAGATGACAGACTACTCACCTACGAACCGCAACATGCGCTTGGCCAACGCAAAGGACGTCGAGACGATCGATGTCGACACGCCTGGTGGCAAGAAGATCATGGTGCTACCGAAATACGCTCAGGTCACAAATGATGGCCGCATTCACATCAAGCTTGATCGTGCCGTGGGCCCTGAAGTCAAGATTGCGAGGGGTGAACTGGATGATAAGCCGCCTGTTAGGGAGAACATTGATAACGGCGACCTGGAGAGCATGGTCAGTGGAGTGGGAAAGAGTGGCATCAAGGAATTGGATGAGATGAGTGAGAAGGGTCAGCAGTTGAGTGAGTTTTTGCAGCGCGAGAGCCCACAAGGACGGGCGCAGCCGGCAAAGGGTTTCCCTGGGATGGCGGAGGCGTTGAGGTAG